A genomic window from Brevinematales bacterium includes:
- a CDS encoding SpoIIE family protein phosphatase has translation MGNEIMGEVDVLMLREKIAERGEVASKLTRLNNYVHKDLSVSDLAMKIKPLEELEAVAVVDDDEKCVGIITRKKLIDALYLPDGDKNILEKTSGEIAEKVPTFSLFMDIFSLSQKVRRELQINMIYYFVLLFDDETFYGILNSMDILTYLSAISQKDIGLAVSIQENLILNRTGLINGDGFTLEASTVISKSGGGDYFQTKNYALNHWLFGIFNVSGKGLAASVMTSSIAALFDVFDPAYGFKKFLLGLNNFICRAFESQKFATAIIADFDQSTNKLFYFDLGHTFIYVFRGGKLFHLKSSRSNMPLGIMEDVVSEPESIQLEPGDILFIMTDGIIEQTDPSGDEYTVERFCRVVTEHAPESPDKIREAVYKAVTAFRGVQPQDDDMSLLILKVE, from the coding sequence ATGGGTAATGAGATAATGGGGGAAGTTGATGTCTTAATGCTCAGGGAGAAAATCGCTGAAAGAGGCGAAGTTGCTTCTAAATTAACGCGTTTAAATAATTATGTTCATAAAGATCTGTCGGTCTCCGATCTGGCGATGAAGATTAAACCTCTCGAGGAACTCGAGGCGGTTGCGGTGGTTGACGACGATGAGAAATGCGTCGGTATTATCACACGTAAGAAACTGATTGACGCGTTATATCTCCCCGACGGCGATAAAAACATACTCGAAAAAACATCCGGCGAAATCGCCGAAAAAGTTCCCACTTTCTCGCTCTTCATGGATATTTTCTCTTTATCCCAAAAGGTCCGTCGCGAACTCCAGATCAATATGATCTATTATTTCGTTCTGCTATTTGACGACGAGACTTTTTACGGTATCCTCAACTCGATGGATATCCTGACCTACCTTTCCGCGATTTCGCAAAAGGACATCGGCCTCGCTGTTTCTATACAGGAAAACCTGATTCTCAACCGGACCGGCCTGATTAACGGCGACGGTTTTACCCTCGAGGCGTCTACCGTGATTTCCAAGAGCGGCGGCGGCGACTATTTCCAGACAAAGAACTATGCATTAAATCACTGGCTTTTCGGCATCTTTAACGTATCCGGTAAAGGTCTTGCGGCGTCGGTAATGACATCCAGTATCGCCGCGCTTTTCGATGTATTCGATCCGGCGTACGGGTTTAAAAAATTTCTGCTCGGGCTGAATAACTTCATCTGCCGCGCGTTCGAGAGCCAGAAGTTCGCCACCGCGATTATCGCGGACTTCGATCAGAGTACCAATAAATTGTTCTACTTCGACCTCGGGCATACGTTTATCTATGTATTCCGCGGCGGGAAGCTCTTCCACCTGAAGTCCTCGCGTTCCAATATGCCGCTGGGTATCATGGAAGATGTCGTCTCCGAGCCGGAATCTATTCAGCTAGAACCCGGCGATATCCTTTTTATTATGACGGACGGTATTATCGAACAGACCGATCCTTCCGGCGACGAGTATACTGTGGAACGTTTCTGCCGCGTGGTCACCGAGCATGCCCCGGAATCGCCCGATAAGATTCGCGAAGCCGTATATAAGGCGGTTACCGCATTCCGCGGGGTTCAGCCTCAGGACGACGATATGAGTCTCCTGATCCTCAAGGTCGAATAA
- a CDS encoding HAMP domain-containing protein has translation MKKKIFIKIFSGFFLMILVLLIINQIIAQSFLNSFYKTVSFEYIKKFGGLLKSEIAAPLLESRFDDARKIFERFALIPGFKITVADKSGKVLDGMNDKTLVISNQQGFQIASLGKISEDTLYNEELKRTVLSVTIPVIKYGSVVYMIQIFSYASGENALLGEMFTQLLAFGVLLLVLSLILTILLSRGFSVPIYHLLNATKEVANGNFRVRVLFKTDDEFKALADNFNDMTTQMDDLFRELNEERDELKTIMYTLQGALWVIDEHDRIVFSNESFCKMARAKDPVGSPYWEYIRDNELDNVIKKIRSEKHGIIRELELEREIYLFSGVMSPLKNHIILILSNISDLKAAENFKKSLIDSVSHELKTPLTSIKGFIETLKMEEKNPEKKRYLDIIERNTNRLSEIVGDLLVYSDLENSGVIDYEKVSLLKTLKDLTSIFEKRIKEKKLAFTIDAKKDITIDADRFQLEKVFINLIDNAIKYTEKGAITIGIERQGDNVSVTVRDTGIGIPKEHLPRIFERFYVVDKSRSRSLGGTGLGLSIVKKIVQLHIGEVLVESELGVGTAITVFLPIKHG, from the coding sequence ATGAAGAAAAAAATATTCATCAAGATATTTTCAGGTTTTTTCCTGATGATTCTTGTTCTTCTTATCATCAATCAAATAATAGCCCAGTCATTTCTCAATTCGTTCTATAAAACCGTATCGTTCGAGTACATAAAAAAATTCGGCGGATTACTGAAGTCTGAAATCGCGGCTCCGCTTCTGGAATCCCGTTTCGACGACGCCCGTAAAATTTTCGAACGCTTCGCGCTCATACCGGGCTTTAAAATCACGGTTGCCGATAAAAGCGGTAAGGTTCTCGACGGGATGAACGATAAAACGCTTGTCATCAGCAATCAGCAGGGCTTCCAGATAGCTTCCCTCGGTAAAATCTCCGAGGACACGCTTTATAACGAAGAACTCAAGCGCACTGTTTTATCGGTGACCATCCCGGTTATTAAGTACGGCTCCGTCGTCTATATGATACAGATATTTTCCTACGCAAGCGGAGAGAATGCTTTGCTCGGCGAAATGTTTACCCAGCTTCTGGCATTCGGCGTACTTCTCCTGGTGCTTTCGCTTATCCTGACTATCCTGCTGTCACGGGGTTTTTCCGTGCCGATCTATCATTTGCTCAACGCGACAAAAGAAGTCGCTAACGGGAATTTTAGGGTGCGGGTGCTTTTCAAGACAGACGACGAGTTTAAGGCGCTCGCGGATAATTTTAACGATATGACGACGCAGATGGACGACCTTTTCCGCGAACTGAACGAGGAACGCGACGAACTGAAAACTATCATGTACACCTTGCAGGGCGCATTATGGGTGATCGACGAGCACGACAGGATTGTTTTCTCGAACGAGAGTTTTTGTAAGATGGCGAGGGCGAAGGATCCTGTCGGGTCGCCGTACTGGGAGTATATCCGCGATAACGAGCTGGATAATGTGATAAAAAAGATACGTTCTGAGAAACACGGCATCATCCGGGAACTGGAATTGGAGCGTGAAATTTATCTCTTTTCCGGCGTGATGTCGCCGTTAAAGAATCATATAATTCTGATACTTTCGAATATTTCCGACTTAAAAGCCGCGGAAAATTTTAAGAAGAGCCTGATCGACAGCGTTTCGCACGAATTGAAAACCCCCCTCACGTCTATCAAAGGGTTTATCGAGACCCTCAAGATGGAAGAAAAGAATCCGGAGAAGAAACGTTATCTCGATATCATCGAACGGAATACGAACCGGTTGTCGGAAATTGTCGGCGATCTGCTGGTCTATTCCGATCTTGAGAATTCCGGTGTAATCGATTATGAAAAAGTTTCGCTTCTAAAAACATTAAAGGATTTGACGAGTATATTCGAAAAAAGAATAAAAGAAAAGAAACTGGCCTTCACGATTGACGCAAAAAAGGATATCACGATTGACGCGGATCGATTCCAATTGGAAAAGGTTTTTATTAACCTGATCGATAACGCCATCAAGTACACGGAAAAAGGGGCGATAACTATCGGGATTGAGCGGCAGGGAGATAATGTCTCAGTGACCGTACGGGATACCGGTATCGGGATTCCTAAGGAGCATTTGCCCCGGATATTCGAAAGATTTTATGTAGTGGATAAATCCCGTTCCCGCTCTCTGGGCGGAACCGGTCTGGGGCTTTCGATTGTAAAAAAAATCGTTCAGCTTCATATCGGAGAGGTGCTGGTGGAGAGCGAATTGGGCGTGGGGACGGCGATTACGGTATTTTTACCGATTAAACACGGTTAA
- a CDS encoding response regulator transcription factor → MEMAEKQIIVLDDEPDILELVTLHLSKSGFSVKGYTSVVGFYEGLKKANPSLIILDLMLPDSDGFDILKELKKDERYINIPVVMLTARGDEIDKVLGLELGADDYITKPFSPKEFTARVKAILRRAAPKKDESKRVIGNITIDLQRYEVEVDGTRIDLTSTEFKILSILSEKLGWVFSREQILNFLWGNEKMVIDRTIDVHIRHLREKLGPAGDLIKNIRGVGYKIET, encoded by the coding sequence ATAGAAATGGCGGAAAAACAGATCATCGTCCTTGACGACGAACCGGATATCCTGGAACTGGTGACACTGCACCTGAGTAAATCGGGATTTTCGGTAAAAGGCTATACGTCGGTTGTGGGTTTCTACGAGGGATTGAAGAAAGCGAATCCCTCGCTGATTATCCTCGACCTGATGCTGCCCGATAGCGACGGATTCGATATACTGAAGGAATTGAAAAAAGACGAGCGGTATATCAATATCCCTGTCGTTATGCTGACCGCTCGCGGGGATGAGATCGATAAGGTACTCGGGCTGGAACTCGGCGCGGACGATTATATCACGAAACCGTTCTCTCCCAAGGAGTTTACCGCGCGCGTCAAAGCTATACTCCGAAGGGCGGCTCCCAAGAAGGATGAAAGTAAGCGGGTGATCGGGAATATTACGATCGATCTCCAGCGTTATGAAGTGGAGGTTGACGGAACGAGAATCGATCTCACCTCTACAGAATTTAAAATACTTTCAATTTTATCGGAAAAATTGGGGTGGGTGTTTTCCCGCGAGCAGATACTGAATTTTCTCTGGGGCAATGAAAAGATGGTAATCGATAGGACTATCGATGTGCATATCCGTCACCTCCGTGAAAAACTAGGGCCCGCGGGAGACCTGATCAAGAATATCCGCGGTGTCGGCTACAAAATCGAGACATGA
- a CDS encoding PaaI family thioesterase: MNRIKNPWIDTPDYHCFGCAPGNDQGLRMEFLTDGRDIVCEWNPLAAFEGEGGILHGGVQAALIDEIANWYIQVYCGTVGATVTLNIRYLQPVSITKGAITLRASFKKKRKNIITVYVELKSSAGTLCTTADADFFTVSPELARTDYGYPGTDAYTEK, from the coding sequence ATGAATAGAATAAAGAATCCATGGATCGATACCCCTGATTATCACTGCTTCGGGTGCGCGCCGGGTAACGATCAGGGGCTGCGGATGGAGTTCCTCACCGACGGGCGCGATATCGTATGCGAATGGAATCCCCTAGCCGCGTTCGAGGGCGAGGGCGGCATCCTTCACGGGGGTGTGCAGGCGGCGCTGATCGACGAGATCGCGAACTGGTATATCCAGGTTTACTGCGGGACTGTTGGCGCGACCGTCACCCTGAATATCCGTTACCTCCAACCGGTATCGATCACCAAGGGCGCGATTACCCTGCGGGCATCGTTCAAGAAGAAACGTAAAAATATCATCACAGTCTACGTCGAGCTGAAAAGCTCCGCCGGAACCCTATGCACGACCGCCGACGCGGATTTTTTCACTGTTTCGCCGGAACTTGCAAGAACCGATTACGGGTATCCCGGGACGGACGCGTACACGGAGAAATAA
- a CDS encoding class I SAM-dependent methyltransferase has translation MNPEWYYNEYQLSGTDFHDEKEARFYQERIAKIRDNAAEAKMIAELIGLAPEHTLLDIGAGPGLISIELAKLCTNVTALDISDIMIKLGWEYAADRGVKNITYIKSGFLDFDGEPGSFDAVITQRAFHHIPDFWKQVALIKINTLLKMNGVFYLDDVVFSFKPTEHIRAIEGWYETVKGLFGEKNVYTAVNHIQKEYSTFTWIIEGMLKEAGFSIEKRIQKDEFFSNYICRKVSET, from the coding sequence ATGAATCCGGAATGGTATTATAACGAGTATCAATTATCAGGCACGGATTTTCATGATGAAAAGGAAGCCCGGTTCTATCAGGAACGGATCGCGAAAATCCGCGACAATGCGGCGGAAGCGAAGATGATCGCTGAATTGATCGGGCTTGCACCGGAACATACCCTTCTCGATATCGGGGCCGGGCCCGGGCTGATCTCCATAGAATTGGCGAAGCTTTGCACGAATGTCACCGCGCTCGATATTTCTGATATTATGATCAAGCTCGGGTGGGAGTATGCCGCCGATAGGGGCGTGAAAAATATTACTTATATCAAGAGCGGATTCCTGGACTTCGACGGCGAACCGGGGAGTTTCGATGCGGTTATCACCCAGCGGGCGTTCCATCATATCCCCGATTTCTGGAAGCAAGTTGCCCTCATAAAGATCAATACACTCTTGAAAATGAACGGGGTGTTCTATCTCGACGACGTCGTTTTTTCATTCAAGCCGACAGAGCATATCCGCGCGATCGAGGGATGGTACGAGACGGTGAAGGGTCTTTTCGGCGAGAAAAATGTTTATACCGCGGTGAATCATATCCAGAAGGAATATTCGACTTTCACATGGATTATCGAGGGTATGCTGAAAGAAGCGGGATTCTCTATCGAAAAAAGGATTCAGAAGGACGAATTTTTTTCTAACTACATCTGCCGAAAGGTTTCTGAAACATAA
- a CDS encoding amidohydrolase family protein: protein MLIDFHTHFFPDDIALKTVTKLGEEGNVQCYGDGTVHSLRRYMSEEGVDFSINLPIATRPEQVESINQKVIEFNKSSVDVIGFGTMHPKYSKVGNVREELETLKENGIKGIKLHPEYQEFFPDDPMMTEIYEECTRLELIIVFHAGRDVAFKEVHGTPKRFAQIRELNRHLKIVLAHMGGYRMWEEAESYVMGLHEVYIDTSFCTEIDDWLLKEMIFGHGAYKVLFGSDFPWERPSVTKKKILDLGLGAMYENMIFFQNAKRLLKIQ, encoded by the coding sequence ATGCTGATTGACTTTCACACGCACTTTTTCCCCGACGATATAGCCCTGAAGACAGTCACCAAACTGGGAGAAGAGGGGAATGTCCAATGCTATGGGGACGGCACTGTTCATTCCCTCCGCAGGTATATGTCGGAGGAGGGAGTCGATTTCTCGATCAATCTCCCGATCGCGACGCGTCCCGAACAGGTGGAGAGCATCAATCAAAAGGTCATCGAGTTTAATAAAAGCAGCGTCGATGTTATCGGTTTCGGTACGATGCACCCTAAGTACAGCAAGGTGGGGAACGTACGGGAGGAGTTGGAGACGCTCAAAGAGAACGGTATCAAGGGAATCAAACTTCACCCGGAATACCAGGAATTCTTCCCCGACGACCCGATGATGACCGAAATCTATGAGGAATGCACGCGTCTCGAACTTATCATTGTCTTCCATGCCGGCAGGGATGTGGCGTTCAAGGAAGTCCACGGCACGCCCAAGCGTTTCGCGCAAATCCGCGAGCTCAACCGTCACCTGAAAATCGTGCTTGCCCACATGGGGGGATACCGGATGTGGGAGGAGGCCGAGAGTTACGTCATGGGTCTTCACGAGGTATATATCGATACGTCGTTCTGTACGGAGATCGACGATTGGTTATTAAAGGAAATGATTTTCGGGCATGGAGCCTATAAAGTACTTTTCGGGAGCGATTTCCCGTGGGAACGGCCATCGGTCACGAAGAAGAAGATACTCGACCTCGGGCTCGGGGCGATGTATGAAAATATGATTTTCTTTCAGAACGCCAAACGTCTGTTAAAAATCCAATAA
- a CDS encoding VWA domain-containing protein: MRRIGTAYILLLMGIVLGFIASCGGTAAKEGLTKPTSGPAEDGKKTDKSEYFKDDDTKPVKQSGKSEVVDSLSVEEKNKGEGEKTLMDGDVVPGKTIGGAETGPVVDKTAPEKKFDKENVPMAGEHDDNEEYQYYLDFLVKEFPNYKSKSPMIKDLKPVQEFLPYRNIVTVCDKNGKPVFGAEVKIDNVNYTTYQDGEILYYPKQSDLKKEKAVAVKYQGKSYHFSYTPDFYERPVFTLDIAREETPKIPIDIVFLMDTTGSMGDEIEKLCNTIYSINERIVKISKGNILARFGMVLYRDDTDDYLTKEFPLTDKFDSFYGFLMGVDANGGGDYPEAMLDGIKKTLALNWNNNSIKLVFLVTDAPAKLKSLLELTGLAQEAEAKQIKFFTVGASELDLVGEIHLRILSQMTKGNFIFLTYGEKGESSGGATPEDPGMVSHHTGANYQSRSLDDIIVDNVKKEIYNLADQGLVAQLKKEYDYKNFTDEIYRRIDNAIQQIMKQTAGNMGAKKSVMVLPPDIEGDDLKLLSSHVITVTEDIFVKYKYLTVVERQKMEAILDEIKLKLAQVVEGSDEIKQLTGADTILASKLYYVGGVRVYFAKLIDASTGEIMASALVKM, from the coding sequence ATGAGAAGAATAGGGACCGCTTATATATTGTTGCTCATGGGCATCGTATTAGGGTTCATTGCCTCATGCGGGGGAACTGCCGCAAAAGAAGGATTGACCAAACCGACTTCCGGTCCGGCCGAAGACGGTAAAAAAACGGATAAAAGCGAGTATTTTAAAGACGACGACACTAAGCCGGTGAAACAAAGCGGGAAAAGCGAAGTGGTCGACTCGTTATCCGTGGAAGAGAAGAATAAAGGCGAAGGCGAAAAGACTTTAATGGACGGAGACGTCGTACCCGGGAAGACGATAGGCGGGGCGGAGACGGGGCCTGTTGTGGATAAAACGGCGCCGGAAAAGAAGTTCGATAAGGAAAATGTCCCGATGGCGGGCGAGCATGACGATAACGAAGAGTACCAGTATTACCTCGATTTTCTGGTCAAGGAATTTCCTAACTATAAAAGCAAATCGCCTATGATTAAGGACTTAAAGCCGGTGCAGGAGTTTTTACCCTACCGCAATATTGTCACTGTATGCGATAAGAACGGTAAGCCTGTATTCGGCGCCGAGGTAAAAATCGACAATGTCAATTATACGACCTATCAGGACGGGGAAATCCTTTATTATCCCAAACAGTCCGACCTGAAAAAGGAGAAAGCGGTCGCGGTCAAGTATCAGGGGAAAAGTTATCATTTCAGCTACACCCCCGATTTCTACGAACGCCCGGTTTTTACGCTCGATATCGCCCGTGAGGAAACCCCCAAGATACCGATCGACATTGTGTTCCTGATGGACACCACCGGAAGTATGGGCGACGAAATCGAGAAACTCTGCAATACGATTTATTCCATCAATGAAAGAATAGTAAAAATATCCAAGGGTAATATTCTGGCGCGTTTCGGTATGGTGCTCTATCGCGACGATACCGACGATTATCTCACCAAGGAATTTCCGTTGACGGATAAGTTCGATTCCTTCTACGGTTTCCTGATGGGTGTGGATGCGAACGGGGGCGGGGATTATCCCGAAGCGATGCTCGACGGGATAAAAAAGACCCTCGCGCTCAACTGGAACAATAATTCGATCAAACTCGTGTTCCTTGTGACCGATGCGCCCGCCAAGCTCAAGTCGCTTCTCGAATTGACCGGACTGGCGCAGGAAGCCGAAGCCAAGCAGATCAAGTTTTTCACGGTCGGCGCGAGCGAGCTCGACCTTGTCGGGGAAATCCACCTGCGGATACTTTCGCAGATGACTAAAGGCAACTTTATATTCCTGACATACGGCGAGAAAGGTGAAAGCAGCGGGGGCGCTACTCCCGAGGATCCGGGTATGGTCAGCCATCACACCGGGGCGAATTACCAGTCCCGTTCGCTCGACGATATCATTGTCGATAACGTCAAGAAAGAAATATACAATCTCGCCGATCAGGGGCTTGTCGCGCAGTTAAAGAAAGAGTACGATTATAAGAACTTTACAGACGAGATATACCGCCGTATCGATAACGCGATCCAGCAGATTATGAAGCAGACCGCCGGGAATATGGGCGCCAAGAAAAGCGTGATGGTGCTTCCCCCGGATATCGAGGGGGACGATCTGAAGCTGCTCTCCTCGCATGTGATTACGGTTACGGAGGACATATTCGTCAAGTATAAATACCTCACTGTTGTCGAACGCCAGAAGATGGAGGCGATACTCGACGAGATCAAGCTGAAGCTCGCGCAGGTAGTCGAGGGTTCGGACGAGATTAAACAGCTTACGGGTGCGGATACCATTCTCGCGAGCAAGCTCTACTATGTCGGCGGAGTTCGGGTTTACTTCGCGAAGCTGATCGACGCGAGCACCGGGGAGATTATGGCGTCGGCGCTCGTGAAAATGTAG
- the aroB gene encoding 3-dehydroquinate synthase, with protein sequence MTRTVPVSLNRSIDDSYEISIGTGIFKDKVRNTLSQLKPSRIAVVTDTHLFKIYRDLLNVTFGADARIIVYPAGESKKNIRTITGMFAEMQDAGLDRKACVFAFGGGVTGDMAGFLAGIYLRGVRFVQIPTSLLAMVDSSTGGKTGVDTPGGKNLMGVFHQPKAVIIDTDFLKTLPRRDLINGMAEVIKHGIIADSKYFDFIAKKLSKIKKLDGDTLIEMINGSCRIKSSVVSADEKEAGLRQTLNFGHTVGHAVEAASDYRIPHGYAVAIGMAAEAYLSLQRGILSEKEFERIGRVLKAYGLLKYAALLDKMDMDKIIQASTRDKKNEASNTRFVIIPEIGKVRDENGRYSFDMKESELIDALEKVKHM encoded by the coding sequence ATGACGCGGACAGTCCCCGTATCCCTCAACCGTTCGATTGACGATTCGTATGAAATCAGTATCGGGACGGGAATTTTCAAGGACAAGGTACGGAATACCCTTTCTCAGCTCAAACCCTCCCGCATAGCGGTAGTTACCGATACCCATCTCTTTAAAATCTACCGCGACTTGTTAAATGTTACCTTCGGCGCGGACGCGCGTATTATAGTGTACCCGGCGGGAGAATCGAAAAAGAATATCCGCACGATTACCGGGATGTTCGCCGAGATGCAGGACGCCGGACTGGACCGGAAGGCATGCGTCTTCGCGTTCGGCGGCGGGGTGACCGGGGATATGGCGGGATTTCTCGCGGGGATTTACCTGCGCGGCGTCCGTTTCGTCCAGATACCGACGAGTCTCCTCGCGATGGTGGATAGTTCGACCGGCGGTAAAACCGGGGTCGATACGCCCGGCGGCAAAAACCTGATGGGAGTCTTTCACCAGCCGAAGGCGGTGATCATCGACACGGATTTCCTGAAGACCCTGCCGCGCCGCGATCTGATCAACGGGATGGCGGAGGTCATCAAACACGGGATAATCGCGGATAGTAAATATTTCGACTTTATAGCGAAAAAGCTTTCGAAGATAAAGAAACTTGACGGCGATACGCTGATCGAGATGATAAACGGGAGTTGCCGTATTAAATCCTCGGTGGTATCCGCCGACGAGAAAGAAGCGGGGCTCCGGCAGACCCTAAACTTCGGGCATACGGTCGGGCACGCGGTCGAAGCGGCGTCGGACTACAGGATACCGCATGGGTATGCGGTGGCGATCGGGATGGCGGCGGAGGCGTACCTGTCGCTTCAGCGGGGTATCCTTTCCGAAAAGGAGTTCGAGCGTATCGGGCGGGTATTAAAAGCATACGGGTTATTGAAATACGCGGCATTGTTAGATAAAATGGATATGGATAAAATTATTCAAGCCTCAACCCGTGATAAGAAAAATGAAGCGAGCAATACCCGCTTCGTAATCATCCCGGAAATCGGGAAGGTTCGCGATGAGAACGGGCGATATTCGTTCGATATGAAGGAGAGCGAGCTTATCGATGCTCTCGAAAAGGTGAAGCATATGTAA
- a CDS encoding ferritin family protein: MELNKIEVFKIAQNLEKQGIEFYTKAVGYTENEEMKNLFEELAAMEMKHLALFRGLEEKYKDDAYMDSDDIGNYLDEQYHSSLFDQDEPADDWKDIHSEKDIFSAARSKEIFSVQFYSFIHGQAGNGETKTALDEVIAEEKEHVALMDKYISRLGK; encoded by the coding sequence ATGGAACTGAACAAGATTGAGGTCTTTAAGATCGCGCAGAACTTAGAGAAACAAGGGATTGAGTTTTATACAAAAGCCGTCGGGTATACCGAAAATGAAGAAATGAAAAATCTTTTTGAGGAATTGGCCGCGATGGAAATGAAGCATCTCGCGCTTTTCCGCGGTCTCGAGGAAAAGTACAAAGACGACGCCTATATGGACTCCGACGATATCGGGAATTATCTCGACGAGCAGTACCATTCCTCCCTTTTCGATCAGGACGAACCCGCCGACGATTGGAAGGATATCCATTCTGAGAAAGATATATTCTCAGCCGCGCGAAGCAAGGAAATATTTTCCGTACAGTTCTACTCGTTCATCCACGGGCAGGCCGGAAACGGCGAAACAAAAACCGCGCTTGATGAAGTGATCGCCGAGGAGAAGGAGCATGTCGCGCTGATGGACAAATATATATCCCGGCTTGGCAAGTAA
- a CDS encoding radical SAM protein, translating to MTERFIHRYPKSRSRKNIAVVFPNCYRLGMSNLGFHSVYNEVQNIPDVMCERVFFDQGTKSPVSVETGRGLGEFDLIFISVSFETDIINCVAMLEGAGIPISPDGRAKPYIITGGIAAVFASGYLMEFSDAVACGDAPLLVRPVVEAALESVDRDAFITALSGIDGIYTRSGGTDAVSYLRDSEWKYPAHTVILSDKTEFADRGLFEISRSCKYKCAFCLVSRAYGEYEALPMERVIETADYYQGLTDKLGMVAATSTNHPDFARIIEELNRRGFRLSFSAFRIEPLDDALLKAIIDNENKTLTVAPETVSPRLKKLIHKDIPEPLILDKIRAACMYGIKRLKLYFLIGLPGETMEDIDGIIRLVTEIHAVSSVNVKATGYQPEIIVDINPLVPKPLTELQGAPMESEKSLRKKTVYLKNRLRSLGRVFVYGESPRNSHLQYRISQGLMDFDEIVRLSRKGEGADI from the coding sequence ATGACCGAGCGCTTTATTCACCGTTACCCGAAATCCCGCTCCCGCAAGAATATCGCGGTTGTATTTCCCAACTGTTACCGTCTGGGGATGTCCAATCTCGGGTTTCATTCGGTCTATAACGAAGTCCAGAATATTCCCGACGTGATGTGCGAACGGGTATTTTTCGATCAAGGGACGAAGTCCCCCGTCTCGGTTGAAACCGGCCGCGGACTGGGGGAATTCGACCTGATTTTTATATCGGTATCGTTCGAAACCGATATCATCAACTGTGTCGCGATGCTGGAAGGGGCGGGAATCCCCATATCCCCGGATGGCCGCGCGAAGCCGTATATTATTACCGGGGGAATCGCCGCGGTATTCGCGTCCGGGTATCTGATGGAGTTTTCCGACGCGGTCGCGTGCGGAGACGCCCCGTTACTCGTCCGCCCTGTCGTGGAAGCGGCGCTGGAAAGCGTTGATCGGGATGCTTTTATCACCGCGCTATCGGGAATAGACGGGATATATACGCGGAGCGGCGGGACAGATGCCGTGTCCTATCTGCGGGATTCCGAATGGAAATATCCGGCGCATACGGTGATACTTTCCGATAAGACCGAGTTCGCGGACAGGGGGCTTTTCGAAATCTCCCGGAGCTGCAAGTATAAATGCGCGTTCTGCCTCGTGAGCCGGGCGTACGGGGAGTACGAGGCTCTGCCGATGGAGCGGGTGATCGAGACAGCGGACTATTATCAGGGACTGACAGACAAACTTGGAATGGTTGCCGCGACGTCGACCAATCATCCCGATTTCGCGCGGATTATCGAGGAGTTGAACCGCAGGGGGTTCCGCCTGTCGTTCTCGGCATTCCGTATCGAACCGCTCGACGACGCGCTCCTCAAGGCGATTATCGATAACGAGAATAAAACGCTCACCGTCGCGCCCGAAACGGTTTCCCCGAGGCTCAAGAAACTGATTCATAAGGATATCCCCGAACCCCTCATACTCGATAAAATCCGCGCCGCGTGCATGTACGGGATAAAACGGCTGAAACTGTATTTCCTGATCGGGCTCCCCGGCGAGACGATGGAGGATATCGACGGGATTATCCGCCTGGTGACGGAAATCCATGCGGTATCGTCGGTCAACGTCAAGGCGACCGGGTATCAGCCCGAGATCATAGTCGATATCAATCCGCTTGTCCCGAAGCCGCTCACGGAATTACAGGGTGCGCCGATGGAGAGCGAAAAATCCCTGCGGAAGAAGACGGTATACCTGAAGAACCGCCTCCGTTCACTCGGACGGGTGTTTGTTTACGGCGAGAGCCCGCGTAATTCCCACCTCCAATACAGGATATCGCAGGGATTGATGGATTTCGATGAAATAGTACGGTTATCGAGAAAGGGCGAAGGGGCGGACATTTGA